Proteins encoded together in one Alteribacter keqinensis window:
- the hslV gene encoding ATP-dependent protease subunit HslV, whose product MEQIRGTTIFAVKHNGSLAMAGDGQVTFGNAVVMKHTAKKVRRLYRGKVVAGFAGSVADAFTLYEKFENKLEEYSGNLQRAAVELAKEWRSDRVLRKLEAMLIVMDSANLYLIAGTGEVIEPDDGIIAIGSGGNYALAAGRALKKHGEGLSARELAESALEVAADICVYTNREIIVEELKES is encoded by the coding sequence ATGGAACAAATCAGAGGTACAACGATATTTGCTGTTAAGCACAACGGATCCCTGGCCATGGCCGGAGATGGCCAGGTAACGTTTGGGAATGCGGTTGTGATGAAGCATACGGCTAAAAAGGTCCGCCGCCTTTACCGTGGTAAAGTTGTTGCCGGTTTTGCAGGCAGCGTTGCGGATGCCTTTACCCTTTATGAAAAGTTTGAGAACAAACTGGAAGAATACAGCGGAAATCTTCAAAGAGCAGCCGTGGAACTTGCAAAAGAGTGGCGGAGTGACCGGGTTTTAAGGAAACTCGAGGCGATGCTCATTGTGATGGACAGCGCCAACCTTTATCTTATTGCGGGTACAGGTGAAGTTATTGAACCCGATGACGGAATCATTGCCATCGGCTCCGGCGGTAATTATGCACTGGCTGCAGGCCGCGCTTTGAAAAAGCACGGGGAAGGACTGAGCGCCAGGGAGCTGGCTGAATCAGCTCTTGAGGTAGCCGCCGACATCTGTGTGTATACCAACCGGGAAATTATTGTAGAAGAACTGAAAGAGTCCTGA
- the hslU gene encoding ATP-dependent protease ATPase subunit HslU, protein MSEAFTPRQIVEKLDQYIVGQSQAKRSVAVALRNRYRRSKLNEGLRDEITPKNILMIGPTGVGKTEIARRLAKIVGAPFVKVEATKFTEVGYVGRDVESMVRDLVETSIRIEKEQKMAEVKGEAEQSANMRLVELLVPSKKKENNYKNPFEMIFGGNQENQQQPNQDQKEEETIRDKRKRTARQLAMGELEDHVVTVEVEEQQGNFMDMFQGAGMEQMGMNMQEMLGNMMPKKKKKRKLTVKDARKVLTEDEAQKLIDMDEVTQEAVTRAEQLGIIFIDEIDKVAGKNSGQTADVSREGVQRDILPIVEGSTVVTKYGPVKTDHMLFVAAGAFHFSKPSDLIPELQGRFPIRVELSSLTVDDFVRILVEPDNALLKQYQALMETEGIHLKFSDETVYKIATIATRVNEETENIGARRLHTILERLLEDLSFEASDINLEEVVITPKYVEEKLQNVVENRDLSQYIL, encoded by the coding sequence ATGAGTGAAGCATTTACACCAAGACAGATTGTTGAAAAGCTTGACCAGTATATTGTAGGGCAGTCCCAGGCGAAGCGTTCCGTAGCAGTCGCCCTTCGAAACCGGTACCGGCGTTCGAAGCTTAATGAAGGACTGCGGGATGAAATTACACCTAAAAATATTCTCATGATCGGTCCTACCGGAGTAGGTAAAACAGAAATCGCACGCCGGCTCGCTAAAATTGTTGGAGCACCTTTTGTCAAAGTGGAAGCGACTAAATTTACTGAAGTCGGTTATGTAGGCCGTGACGTGGAATCCATGGTTCGTGATCTTGTGGAAACGTCGATCAGAATTGAAAAAGAGCAGAAAATGGCTGAAGTAAAAGGCGAAGCGGAACAAAGCGCCAATATGAGGCTGGTGGAACTTCTCGTTCCATCCAAAAAGAAAGAGAACAATTATAAAAACCCTTTTGAAATGATTTTCGGAGGCAATCAGGAAAACCAGCAGCAACCGAACCAGGATCAAAAGGAAGAGGAAACGATCCGGGATAAAAGGAAGCGTACCGCCCGCCAGCTTGCCATGGGAGAACTTGAAGATCATGTTGTAACCGTTGAGGTTGAAGAGCAGCAAGGGAACTTTATGGATATGTTCCAGGGGGCAGGCATGGAGCAGATGGGTATGAATATGCAGGAAATGCTCGGAAACATGATGCCGAAGAAAAAGAAGAAGCGTAAGCTTACGGTGAAGGACGCACGGAAAGTTCTCACAGAAGATGAGGCCCAAAAACTCATCGATATGGATGAAGTCACCCAGGAGGCAGTCACACGGGCTGAACAGCTGGGAATCATTTTCATAGACGAAATTGATAAAGTGGCGGGGAAAAACTCAGGACAGACTGCAGATGTATCCCGGGAAGGTGTCCAGCGCGATATTCTTCCAATCGTGGAAGGATCGACAGTGGTTACGAAATATGGTCCTGTTAAAACGGATCATATGCTGTTTGTAGCAGCCGGAGCGTTTCATTTTTCAAAGCCGTCTGACCTTATTCCCGAACTTCAGGGGCGTTTTCCGATCCGCGTCGAGTTGTCAAGCTTGACTGTTGACGATTTTGTCCGTATCCTTGTAGAGCCGGATAATGCTCTATTAAAACAGTATCAGGCCTTAATGGAAACAGAAGGTATACACTTGAAATTTTCTGACGAAACTGTTTATAAGATTGCAACAATTGCCACACGTGTAAATGAAGAGACTGAAAACATCGGTGCCCGTCGTTTGCATACGATTTTGGAAAGACTTCTTGAGGACCTCTCATTCGAAGCATCAGACATCAATCTGGAAGAAGTGGTCATCACACCAAAATATGTGGAAGAAAAATTGCAGAATGTCGTAGAAAACCGCGACTTGAGCCAATATATTTTATAA
- the xerC gene encoding tyrosine recombinase XerC — protein sequence MTEDWTTTFIRYLQIEKNASVHTIENYRKDITDFLEFMKNHGISELTGVSYPEVREYLSVLHKREYARKTVSRKISALRSFYRFLLREEAVKDNPFILASIPKSGERLPTFLYEEEMNTLFNYIDATGSLGQRNKAIIELLYATGIRVSECAGVNVSDLDRDMATLLVRGKGKKERYVPVGSFAMDAIETYLNDGRKQIIDGKENPEALFLNYRSGRLTPKSIRTMLKKIVDDASMNARISPHVFRHTFATHMLNAGADLRTVQELLGHSQLSSTQVYTHVTKDRLKEMYQRSHPRA from the coding sequence ATGACTGAGGATTGGACGACAACGTTTATACGATACTTGCAAATAGAGAAGAATGCTTCGGTTCATACGATCGAAAACTACCGAAAAGATATAACAGATTTCCTTGAATTCATGAAGAACCATGGAATCAGTGAATTGACGGGAGTTTCGTATCCTGAAGTACGGGAATATCTTTCTGTCCTCCATAAACGGGAGTATGCCCGGAAAACAGTCTCCAGAAAAATTTCGGCACTTCGCTCGTTTTACAGATTCTTATTAAGGGAAGAAGCAGTAAAGGACAACCCGTTTATACTGGCATCGATACCTAAAAGCGGGGAGCGGCTGCCTACTTTTCTGTATGAGGAAGAAATGAACACTCTGTTCAACTACATAGACGCCACCGGAAGCCTCGGCCAGCGAAACAAGGCCATCATTGAACTTCTTTACGCTACAGGCATCCGGGTGAGTGAATGTGCAGGTGTGAACGTATCAGACCTGGACCGTGACATGGCGACCCTTCTTGTGAGAGGCAAGGGGAAGAAAGAGCGGTATGTACCGGTCGGCAGCTTTGCTATGGATGCCATTGAAACTTATTTGAATGACGGACGTAAACAGATTATTGACGGTAAAGAAAATCCTGAAGCGCTCTTTCTGAACTACAGAAGCGGCAGGCTGACTCCGAAAAGCATCCGGACAATGCTGAAAAAGATTGTTGATGATGCTTCTATGAATGCAAGGATCAGTCCCCACGTGTTCAGACACACGTTTGCAACGCACATGCTCAATGCAGGAGCTGATCTTCGGACCGTCCAGGAACTTCTCGGCCACAGTCAGTTAAGCTCTACCCAGGTTTACACGCATGTTACGAAAGACCGGCTGAAAGAGATGTATCAACGGTCACACCCGAGAGCATAG